A DNA window from Anastrepha ludens isolate Willacy chromosome 6, idAnaLude1.1, whole genome shotgun sequence contains the following coding sequences:
- the LOC128868057 gene encoding poly(A) polymerase type 3-like, with translation MDAYQNPRHGSYNSSEASGQNDSPHQQQTPTETSGIGWKKSRPEEKTNALLKALEAFNVFETPDELSHRTKILTKLNMLVRKWIKNVSMAKNMSKADAKKLGGKIYTFGSYRLGVHDKGANIYALCVAPRNIERSEFFTSFFGLLKKQPKVAECRSVENTSVPVIKMKFDGVEIDLLFARLSPKEIPEDFSLRDDNLLKDSDPQSVLSLNDCRVTDEIMELVPNRENFRLALRSIKLWAKEHGIYSNSFGYFGCITWAILVAHTCQFYPNATASTLVQKFFNMFSRWRWPDPVLLKRTDIVNLQSPALCSHLMPIITPAYPQYNSAFNVSEATKKVIINELNRGMATMNVIMSDGAPWDLLFEAPSFFYRYHHFIVVLVTSQTSEDQLQWCGLVQSKIRLLVDDVQHKHHMSLVHANPTCFEYKKDDVPTQSNSGKENEPSDNPAVDTAPFCSMLFIGLEFEYKEKNSKVDLTGSFKYFAERITQHAVNKKMLRDGMNIEVKRIKRKSLSHYLDMDFIKSQGNIKKYISTKRNGFAADLSTEKEVATKKRRLS, from the exons atggaCGCGTACCAAAATCCCAGACATGGCAGTTACAACTCTAGCGAAGCAAGCGGCCAAAACGACTCACCGCATCAGCAGCAAACGCCCACCGAGACATCGGGCATTGGTTGGAAAAAGTCACGTCCTGAAGAGAAAACCAACGCTCTACTCAAAGCATTGGAAGCATTTAATGTGTTCGAAACTCCAGATGAACTAAGTCATCGTACAAAGATTTTGACTAAGCTTAATATGCTTGTGAGGAAGTGgattaaaaatgtatcaatgGCAAAAAACATGTCCAAAGCAGATGCGAAAAAACTCGGAGGAAAAATTTACACTTTCGGTTCATACCGTTTGGGTGTACATGATAAGGGCGCTAATATTTATGCCCTCTGTGTCGCACCACGCAACATTGAACGCTCGGAGTTTTTTACGTCGTTCTTTGGATTGCTAAAGAAACAGCCAAAAGTAGCCGAATGTCGTTCAGTGGAAAATACCTCTGTACCGGTCATAAAAATGAAGTTTGATGGAGTTgaaattgatttgttatttgCGCGTCTTTCACCCAAAGAGATACCAGAGGATTTTAGTTTACGTGACGATAATCTACTTAAAGATTCAGATCCTCAATCGGTGCTCAGTTTAAATGACTGTCGAGTGACTGACGAGATAATGGAGCTAGTGCCGAACAGAGAGAATTTTCGCTTAGCGCTGCGGTCGATTAAATTATGGGCAAAGG agcatggaatatattctaattcattcggctactttGGCTGTATAACTTGGGCAATTTTAGTGGCTCACACATGCCAATTTTATCCAAATGCAACAGCTTCTACGCTAGTCCAGAAATTCTTCAATATGTTCTCGCGCTGGAGATGGCCAGATCCAGTGCTGCTCAAGCGAACTGACATTGTCAATTTACAATCACCG GCTTTGTGTTCTCATCTAATGCCAATTATTACGCCCGCATATCCACAGTACAACTCCGCATTTAATGTGTCGGAGGCAACAAAGaaggttataattaatgaattgAATAGAGGAATGGCCACCATGAACGTAATTATGTCTGATGGCGCTCCCTGGGATCTACTCTTCGAGGCGCCTAGCTTCTTTTATAG GTATCATCACTTTATTGTGGTTCTGGTTACATCGCAAACCAGTGAAGATCAGCTGCAGTGGTGTGGCTTGGTCCAGTCAAAGATTCGTCTGTTGGTAGATGATGTACAGCATAAACACCACATGTCCTTAGTCCATGCAAATCCTACATGTTTTGAATACAAGAAAGATGACGTCCCCACTCAAAGTAACAGCGGCAAAGAGAATGAGCCAAGCGACAATCCAGCAGTTGATACGGCACCATTCTGTTCGATGCTGTTCATCGGTTTAGAATTCGAATATAAAGAGAAGAACTCCAAAGTGGACCTTACGgggagttttaaatatttcgccGAACGTATTACACAGCATGCG gtaaataaaaaaatgctgagAGATGGGATGAATATTGAAGTGAAACGCATAAAACGAAAATCCCTTTCGCATTATTTGGATATGGACTTCATAAAGAGTCAGGggaatattaagaaatatatttcaacCAAGCGTAATGGATTTGCGGCCGATCTGTCAACTGAGAAAGAGGTGGCGACTAAAAAGCGGCGCTTGAGTTGA